A single Larimichthys crocea isolate SSNF chromosome VIII, L_crocea_2.0, whole genome shotgun sequence DNA region contains:
- the vrk3 gene encoding serine/threonine-protein kinase VRK3, with amino-acid sequence MPFHFCPQCGTKLQPGFRFCPSCGEKLPCPADESVPVSSTASLSLSPPRKTEAAATSVVKASLTSSTSSEPAQTRACITSTPVTTRPALRKTRNSLRLDKEVKFNIIDVTPPVVTSTNPVRDDKTEDVIVGLVATPPKQHTVTFKLDAAAEPTLESSSSPVGKSPRAGRGKAKLSSPAMKQLDDGKRLTDKRSRKDEESTVDAAPVAVCSPLSSPISRSPLKVTGKSKAKKAKFVPAVEPLQEGEEVTDTTGKKWKLVKLLSQSTTELIYEVSQTVSRSKDSDHILKLGAKDGRIFNEQNFLQRAAKPASVDKWIKQNKMDFLGIPSCAGFGLHADSHRFLIFPNMGRSLQSVMEEEDDLLSEKVVLQMACRILDVLQYIHSNEYVHADISAENVYIKPGQKSQVYLVGYCHAFRYCPGGQHVEYREASRTPHEGTVEFISLDAHKGAAPSRRSDLQCLGYCMLRWHTGMLPWAALTHPDQIATQKQRYMEDVPALLSHCFGKKRVSSAFQTYLTTVMALQYSEQPDYLTLKAGLSAALLQLGGSVEQPLSF; translated from the exons ATGCCTTTCCATTTCTGTCCCCAGTGTGGGACAAAGTTACAGCCTGGCTTCAGGTTTTGTCCATCATGTGGGGAGAAGCTTCCCTGTCCTGCTGATGAATCTGTCCCCGTGAGCTCCACGGCGTCTTTAAGTCTCTCTCCACCCAGAAAgactgaagcagcagcaacGTCGGTGGTTAAAGCCAGCCTCACTTCGAGCACAAGCTCTGAGCCCGCTCAAA ctcgTGCATGTATCACCTCAACTCCTGTCACAACTCGTCCTGCACTGAGAAAGACCCGTAACTCCCTTCGTCTGGACAAGGAAGTTAAATTCAACATTATAGATGTCACTCCTCCCGTGGTGACCTCCACCAACCCTGTCAGAGATGACAAGACTGAAG ATGTTATCGTTGGGTTGGTTGCAACGCCACCAAAGCAGCACACGGTCACTTTTAAACTTGATGCAGCGGCAGAGCCAACTTTggagtcttcttcttctcctgttgGAAAATCTCCTCGAGCTG GAAGGGGAAAGGCAAAACTCTCCAGTCCTGCTATGAAGCAGCTAGATGATGGAAAGAGGCTGACTGATAAAAGAAGCAGGAAAGACGAGGAATCAACGGTAGATGCCGCTCCTGTGGCCGTCTGCTCGCCCCTTTCCTCACCAATCTCCAGATCTCCTTTAAAAG TTACAGGTAAAAGCAAAGCCAAGAAGGCAAAGTTTGTGCCCGCTGTGGAGCCGCTGCAGGAAGGTGAGGAGGTGACAGACACGACAGGCAAGAAGTGGAAGCTGGTGAAACTGCTCAGTCAGAGCACGACAGAGCTCATCTACGAAG TTTCCCAAACAGTTTCACGATCCAAAGACTCAGATCACATCCTCAAACTG GGAGCGAAAGATGGAAGAATCTTCAATGAGCAGAATTTTCTGCAGAGAGCTGCGAAACCTGCATCTG TGGACAAGTGGATCAAACAGAATAAGATGGATTTTCTGGGGATTCCCTCCTGTGCCGGATTTGGTCTTCATGCAGATTCCCACAG GTTTCTGATTTTCCCCAACATGGGCCGGTCTCTGCAGTCTGTcatggaggaagaggatgatCTTCTGTCAGAGAAAGTTGTTCTCCAGATGGCCTGTAGAATA TTAGACGTGCTGCAGTATATCCATTCAAACGAGTACGTTCATGCAGATATCAGCGCAGAAAACGTTTACATCAAACCAGGACAGAAATCACAG GTATACCTAGTAGGATACTGCCATGCTTTCAGATACTGTCCAGGTGGACAGCATGTAGAGTACCGTGAAGCCAGCAGAACACCCCACGAGGGCACCGTGGAGTTTATCAGCCTGGACGCACATAAGGGAGCAG CTCCGTCCCGGCGCAGTGACCTGCAGTGTCTCGGTTACTGCATGCTGCGTTGGCACACAGGGATGTTGCCGTGGGCCGCCCTCACTCACCCGGACCAGATagccacacagaaacagag GTACATGGAGGATGTTCCTGCATTGTTGAGTCACTGCTTTGGGAAGAAGAGAGTTTCCA GTGCCTTTCAAACATACCTGACTACAGTGATGGCTCTGCAGTACTCTGAGCAGCCGGACTACTTGACACTGAAGGCTGGACTCAGTGCTGCTTTACTGCAGCTTGGGGGGTCGGTCGAGCAGCCGCTCAGTTTTTG A
- the LOC104930385 gene encoding rho family-interacting cell polarization regulator 1, whose translation MFTGSTKLPPTKTPQPERLDEVYAALRRGLQSYLQVHQLELDSLGQQIRENKRNGRLGSLYEQDKQVKAIERFMRRLEFHLSKVEELYDAYCIQRRLRDGASKMVAAFNSATGSREARESLSEANKGYRECTEHMCSLESELESQMGEFHVKMKGLAGFARLCAGDQYEVLMRYGRQRWRLRGRVEVSNKQIWDSEEYIFLPLVTELLSIKVTELKSLANHVVVGSVSCEMLDLFCPLPQTLAVDINDLGTVKLNLEVTWSPFDKDDQTSSTSTVSKRLLSNQSPPDTPSMREQVFYSLLKRQGEMENGTVWSNSSESSDDSSSPALAHHAQRLTASNLLQTTLTTPLSFTPHKSSASTPSLSSNQEEDETEAGEVFSQTDVVANGHLLQTSCSHSHTGESSPDCTVTDRASVQSADLSETSADLSCSCPDVSSVPPVSLMEEPDLCVSTAPKVCVSAEEVKGDASEDSSDQAKAEAEDSTTEAGHQGKETHQSIQEPIQLEGTPTVPFPTSSSFTQEVETALESFDFLNCSDLDEDDEEEKEDEQPEDEQQQEDEGEKKEEDDGQHEENQNKMEEEKVEEEDEEEKDEKNFYSGGSDEEEAGGLEILMEAPEGFRNSDEDRFSESQESSVEDLQDLGQIEMPEDQEEHSEEKGDEPQGEDTSHGQEERPSTPSDLGTSVF comes from the exons ATGTTCACAGGCTCCACCAAACTGCCACCCACTAAAACCCCCCAGCCCGAGCGGCTGGATGAAGTGTATGCCGCCTTACGCAGAGGCTTACA GTCGTACCTGCAGGTCCACCAGCTGGAGCTGGACAGTCTGGGTCAGCAGATCCGAGAAAACAAGAGGAACGGTCGTTTG GGTTCTTTGTATGAGCAGGATAAG cAAGTGAAAGCCATAGAGAGGTTTATGCGACGCCTCGAATTTCATCTCAGCAAG GTTGAGGAGCTGTACGATGCTTATTGTATACAGCGGCGACTGCGTGATGGAGCGAGTAAAATGGTGGCGGCCTTCAACTCGGCCACTGGCAGCAGGGAGGCCAGAGAGAGCCTGAGTGAAGCCAACAAGGGCTACAGAGAATGTACAGAG CACATGTGCTCGCTTGAGAGTGAATTAGAAAGCCAGATGGGAgaatttcatgtcaaaatgaagG GCCTCGCTGGCTTTGCACGGCTGTGTGCTGGTGACCAGTACGAG GTCCTAATGCGTTACGGGCGACAACGCTGGAGGCTACGAGGCCGCGTGGAAGTCAGCAACAAGCAGATATGGGACAGTGAAGAGTATATCTTTTTGCCTCTCGTCACAGAACTGCTGTCAATCAAG GTGACGGAGCTTAAGAGCCTGGCCAATCATGTGGTGGTGGGCAGCGTGTCCTGCGAAATGCTCGACCTGTTCTGCCCTCTTCCCCAGACGCTTGCCGTGGATATCAACGATCTCGGGACGGTGAAGCTGAACTTGGAGGTTACATGGAG TCCATTTGATAAGGATGACCAGACATCATCCACCAGTACAGTTTCCAAACGGCTGCTGTCCAATCAGAGCCCTCCTGACACGCCCTCTATGCGGGAGCAGGTGTTTTAT tCTCTGCTGAAGCGACAAGGAGAGATGGAGAACGGGACAGTCTGGTCCAACTCCTCTGAATCCTCCGATGACTCCTCCAGTCCTGCGCTGGCTCACCACGCTCAGAGGCTGACGGCCTCCAACCTGCTGCAAACCACTCTCACCACTCCACTGTCGTTCACGCCGCACAAGTCCAGCGCATCGACGCCGTCGCTCTCCTCCAACCAAGAGGAGGACGAGACAGAAGCCGGGGAGGTTTTCTCTCAGACAGATGTGGTGGCAAACGGCCATCTGCTTCAGACTTCCTGCTCTCACAGCCACACTGGTGAGAGTAGTCCAGACTGTACTGTGACTGATAGGGCGTCTGTGCAATCAGCTGACCTCTCTGAGACCTCGGCAGACCTGAGCTGCTCATGCCCCGATGTTTCCTCTGTACCTCCTGTGTCACTGATGGAGGAACCGGATTTGTGTGTGAGCACCGCCccaaaagtgtgtgtttcagcagaGGAGGTAAAAGGTGACGCATCTGAGGACTCGTCAGACCAGGCTAAAGCAGAAGCCGAGGACAGCACCACTGAAGCAGGACACCAGGGAAAGGAGACCCATCAGTCCATCCAGGAGCCAATACAACTGGAGGGCACTCCGACG GTTCCTTTTCCCACTTCTTCTAGTTTCACTCAGGAAGTCGAGACAGCCCTTGAAAGTTTTGACTTTCTCAACTGCTCTGACCTTGATGAAGACGacgaggaggaaaaggaagatgAGCAACCAGAAGATGAGCAACAAcaagaagatgaaggagagaagaaggaggaggatgacggGCAGCATGaagagaaccaaaacaaaatggaggaagagaaagtggaagaagaagacgaagaggaaaaagatgaaaagaactTTTACTCTGGAGGAAG cgatgaggaggaggcaggCGGTCTAGAGATCCTGATGGAAGCTCCAGAAGGTTTTAGGAACTCTGATGAAGATCGTTTCTCTGAATCACAG gaGTCAAGCGTGGAGGACCTGCAGGATTTGGGTCAGATAGAAATGCCTGAGGATCAGGAGGAGCACAGTGAGGAAAAGGGAGATGAACCACAAG GAGAGGACACATCACATGGTCAGGAGGAGCGTCCCTCTACTCCCAGCGATTTGGGCACTTCTGTCTTCTGA
- the LOC104930375 gene encoding transcriptional repressor CTCF: protein MEGEVVSMETSQADGKGLPEGEVLIQGAAMAPQGEVAGNMEMMVMDALDPTLLQMKTEVLEGGGTVTVTGGDEGQIITLQVVNMEEQAGAALGLGQLQLVQVPVTTTTVEGLQATYVDASAANKDAEPVICHTLPLPEGFQVVKVGANGEVETVEQEELQAAHDELQGTRDEEEEEEDDGEATAEVELPVPAQEDPEWSKDPDYQPITSVRKGKKGKKSRLRYGDGDRDMDVSVYDFEEEQQEGLLSEVNAEKVVGNMKPPKPTKIKKKGVKKTFQCELCSYTCPRRSNLDRHMKSHTDERPHKCHLCGRAFRTVTLLRNHLNTHTGTRPHKCTDCDMAFVTSGELVRHRRYKHTHEKPFKCSMCDYCSVEVSKLKRHIRSHTGERPFQCSLCSYASRDTYKLKRHMRTHSGEKPYECYICHARFTQSGTMKMHILQKHTENVAKFHCPHCDTVIARKSDLGVHLRKQHSFIEKGKKCRYCDAVFHERYALIQHQKTHKNEKRFKCEQCDYCCRQERHMIMHKRTHTGEKPFACSQCEKTFRQKQLLDMHFKRYHDPNFVPTAFVCNKCSKTFTRRNTMLRHSENCTGEVTEEENGTPTPKKGRPRGRKRKMQTRRDEDDDEDDTEAELDELEEEEGLSEIEVEQAPPVVPIPAPVEPPVKRKRGRPPKSKLDTAAIIRVEDEATGEVDDIIVKKEVGAEQDDQDEAAVEQVVVGGGKSTIQMEELPQEEGTAPLSEAPPNGDLTPEMILSMMDR, encoded by the exons ATGGAGGGTGAGGTTGTTTCCATGGAGACCTCTCAGGCTGATGGAAAGGGCTTGCCAGAAGGCGAAGTCTTGATACAAGGGGCAGCCATGGCTCCACAGGGAGAGGTTGCTGGTAACAtggagatgatggtgatggacGCGCTCGATCCAACTCTGCTGCAAATGAAGACAGAAGTGCTGGAGGGCGGTGGCACTGTGACTGTCACTGGTGGAGATGAGGGTCAGATCATCACGCTCCAG GTGGTGAATATGGAGGAACAGGCCGGAGCTGCATTAGGTCTTGGTCAACTTCAGCTGGTGCAGGTGCCTGTCACAACAACCACTGTAGAGGGACTTCAGGCTACTTATGTTGACGCCTCAGCAGCTAACAAGGACGCAGAGCCAGTTATCTGTCACACTCTTCCCTTGCCGGAGGGTTTCCAG GTGGTAAAAGTGGGCGCCAATGGTGAAGTAGAAACTGTAGAGCAGGAGGAGCTCCAGGCAGCGCACGATGAACTTCAAGGGacaagagatgaagaagaagaggaggaggatgatggagaAGCAACAGCTGAAGTAGAGCTTCCTGTGCCTGCACAAGAAGACCCAGAATGGTCCAAAGATCCAGACTACCAGCCCATCACCTCTGTCcgtaaaggaaagaaaggaaagaagagccGCCTGAGATACGGAGATGGAGATCGTGACATGGATGTTTCTGTGTACGACTTTGAAGAAGAGCAGCAAGAGGGGCTGCTGTCAGAGGTCAATGCTGAGAAGGTTGTAGGCAACATGAAGCCACCAAAGCCCACCAAGATCAAGAAGAAAG GTGTAAAGAAGACTTTCCAGTGTGAGCTGTGTAGCTACACCTGTCCAAGGCGCTCCAACCTGGACCGACACATGAAGAGCCACACAGACGAGAGACCACATAAATGTCACTTGTGTGGACGGGCCTTCCGAACAGTCACGCTGTTGAGAAAccacctcaacacacacacag GCACTCGGCCACATAAATGCACAGATTGTGACATGGCATTTGTGACCAGCGGTGAGTTGGTGCGTCACCGTcgctacaaacacacacacgagaagCCCTTCAAGTGCTCCATGTGCGACTATTGCAGTGTGGAG GTGAGTAAGCTGAAAAGGCACATCCGCTCTCATACAGGGGAGCGACCCTTCCAGTGCAGTCTGTGCAGCTATGCTAGCAGAGACACTTACAAGCTGAAGAGACACATGAGGACACATTCAG GTGAAAAGCCGTACGAGTGCTACATCTGCCATGCCCGTTTCACGCAGAGCGGCACCATGAAGATGCATATTCTGCAGAAACACACGGAGAACGTGGCTAAGTTCCATTGCCCACACTGTGATACTGTCATCGCACGCAAGAGTGACCTCG GCGTTCACTTGCGGAAGCAGCACTCGTTTATTGAGAAGGGAAAGAAATGCCGTTACTGTGATGCTGTGTTTCATGAGCGATACGCTCTCATCCAACACCAGAAGACTCACAAGAACGAGAAACGATTCAAGTGTGAACAGTGTGACTActgctgcagacag GAGCGCCACATGATCAtgcacaagcgcacacacactggGGAGAAGCCGTTCGCCTGCAGCCAGTGTGAGAAAACATTCCGGCAGAAGCAGCTTCTGGACATGCACTTCAAGCGCTACCACGATCCCAACTTTGTCCCTACTGCCTTCGTCTGCAACAAGTGTAGCAAGACCTTCACCCGCAGG AACACCATGTTGCGTCATAGTGAGAACTGCACAGGCGAAGTtactgaagaagaaaatggaacTCCCACACCCAAAAAGGGTCGTCCCAggggcaggaagaggaagatgcaGACCAGAagggatgaagatgatgatgaggacgaCACAg AGGCTGAGCTGgatgagctggaggaggaagagggctTAAGTGAGATTGAAGTGGAACAGGCCCCACCAGTCGTCCCTATCCCAGCTCCTGTGGAACCACCAGTCAAGAGGAAACGTGGACGACCCCCAAAGAGCAAACTAGACA CGGCCGCTATCATCCGTGTGGAGGACGAGGCCACTGGAGAGGTGGATGACATAATCGTGAAGAAGGAGGTTGGAGCTGAACAAGATGACCAGGACGAGGCAGCCGTGGAGCAGGTGGTGGTTGGTGGGGGGAAGTCGACCATTCAGATGGAGGAGTTACCCCAGGAAGAGGGCACAGCACCGCTGTCTGAGGCCCCGCCTAACGGAGACCTGACCCCCGAGATGATCCTCAGCATGATGGACCGGTGA
- the LOC104930384 gene encoding flocculation protein FLO11 yields the protein MGRVDEGVEEFFTKRVLPTETLKKQDEESITVHEVAPASSVPCPPPTKTLRRKLGDFFTLKKRRGLKSETCQEGRPKKASIADFIRPLREVARAEKEKDKDRVKERDRENEKEKAKEPPSAVTGESAVQETPVSGAPPLRGEAVPPRRALREGKSQSLILLSGSASAGTTNARNTAKKQFEGQHSFEQKLHLMLQRIGVSKAQPGETQNQEGEMKKAESEGTIIDSKPEPPPTFTKPRTMSASSDTRHQIRPSVSAHEAAGKPALLPKPVLKPGLPLTTSGRNTPENELAQIQEGETNTATKLSPTAAPSTPAAPALTATTTPTALTISNSVPDATNFTISPSSTVPPSDTDICTDSVNATEAATTPTNVTELDIKPSVLKANADTAELPTLPILTSTTTPTEPSTTVTAPPTSSESITPSLSVTSNSTTITTPSITTSETVSTPNNESLASTTSTNLSTKSTFPEPNCILSVDATPAAGAGDAAISITTTASFPSANISDMSTTTTTSSATEASDDSTPVSSASSVSLVSSVIKTASPPPNSTDPITPDTAITSSSSLASSALPPTTSTSSTTSPRSTDHMDSSSTSTITHPTTQSPADISAPSTSSSETNPTDTTTTTSSLNRADTTSTPSSAAAAAISSPLLTDSDQPYTDNISTTISDLPTTDNSSATTHHLTSPAPSNEGAGQDSDLQASPEERSSVEPTASDKEREMVQKSEKAAMDESKKVAIGGKESENEKDKPALVNSEVISKEMQEESVKPEEDAVKTEVEKAEPASGRDCELSRDEGVIDGQKQEETKSAGEK from the exons ATGGGGCGGGTGGATGAAGGAGTTGAAGAGTTCTTTACTAAGAGAGTGCTTCCTACTGAAACACT GAAAAAGCAAGATGAGGAATCTATCACAGTACACGAAGTGGCCCCTGCCAGCTCTGTCCCTTGTCCACCCCCGACAAAAACACTCAGGAGGAAGCTTGGTGATTTCTTTACACTCAAAAAGAGACGCGGTCTGAAGTCAGAAACATGCCAAGAGGGGCGTCCCAAAAAGGCCTCCATCGCTGATTTCATCCGCCCGCTCAGGGAAGTCGccagagcagagaaagaaaaagataaggATCGAGTAAAGGAACGTGACagggaaaatgaaaaggagaaagCGAAAGAGCCTCCCAGTGCTGTTACTGGAGAGTCGGCTGTTCAGGAGACACCTGTTTCTGGTGCTCCACCGCTGAGGGGTGAAGCGGTGCCTCCCCGCCGAGCTCTCAGAGAGGGGAAGTCCCAGTCTCTCATTTTGCTGTCTGGATCAGCCTCAGCAGGGACTACTAATGCGAGAAACACTGCAAAG AAACAATTCGAAGGCCAACATAGCTTTGAACAGAAACTCCATCTCATGCTTCAACGTATTGGGGTTTCCAAAGCTCAGCCAGGAGAGACGCAA AAtcaggagggagagatgaaaaaAGCTGAATCTGAAG GTACTATCATTGACAGCAAACCTGAGCCACCACCTACTTTCACAAAACCTCGAACGATGTCTGCGTCgtcag atacaaGGCATCAAATTCGCCCAAGTGTGTCAGCACACGAGGCAGCTGGGAAACCCGCTTTGCTTCCAAAGCCAGTTCTCAAGCCAGGTCTACCCCTGACAACATCTGGCCGCAACACACCTGAGAACGAGCTAGCCCAAATACAGGAAGGGGAGACAAACACGGCCACTAAACTGAGTCCAACTGCAGCTCCGTCTACCCCTGCTGCTCCTGCCCTCACTGCTACCACAACTCCTACTGCACTGACAATCTCAAACTCAGTCCCTGACGCAACCAATTTTACGATTTCCCCCTCAAGTACTGTACCGCCCTCTGACACAGATATATGCACCGACTCTGTTAACGCTACCGAAGCAGCTACAACACCCACAAATGTTACAGAGCTCGACATCAAACCCTCTGTCCTTAAAGCTAATGCTGATACTGCTGAACTACCCACCCTACCCATCCTTACAAGCACCACTACACCCACAGAGCCCTCCACCACTGTCACAGCCCCTCCCACTTCCTCTGAGTCCATCACTCCAAGCCTCTCTGTCACTTCCAACTCCACAACAATAACTACGCCTTCCATTACCACCTCAGAAACTGTTTCTACTCCCAACAATGAAAGCCTGGCTTCCACCACTTCAACAAATCTGTCAACTAAATCGACTTTTCCAGAGCCAAATTGTATTCTCTCAGTTGATGCTActcctgctgctggtgctggtgatgCAGCTATCTCTATCACCACCACAGCTTCTTTTCCCTCTGCCAACATATCAGATAtgtctactactactactaccagtTCAGCTACTGAAGCTAGTGATGATTCCACTCCAGTCTCTTCTGCTAGCTCTGTAAGTTTAGTTTCATCCGTCATTAAAACAGCATCCCCACCCCCTAACTCAACTGATCCCATTACACCTGACACTGCCATtacatcttcctcctccctggCCTCTTCTGCCCTTCCTCCCACCACTTCCACCTCTTCCACCACAAGCCCAAGATCCACTGACCACATGGACTCTAGCTCTACTTCTACCATTACTCACCCCACCACCCAGAGCCCTGCTGACATCTCtgctccctccacctcctccagtgaAACAAACCCTACAGACACCACTACAACCACCAGCAGTTTGAACAGAGCAGATACCACTTCCACTCCcagttcagcagctgcagctgcaatTAGCTCTCCACTCCTGACTGACTCAGACCAACCTTACACTGACAACATCAGCACTACTATCTCTGACCTGCCTACTACTGATAACTCAAGTGCTACTACTCACCATTTGACAAGTCCAGCACCCTCTAATGAGGGTGCAGGCCAAGATAGTGATTTACAGGCATCTCCTGAGGAAAGATCCAGCGTAGAGCCTACAG CATCAGATAAGGAGCGTGAGATGGTTCAAAAGAGCGAGAAAGCTGCGATGGATGAGAGTAAGAAAGTTGCCATTGGTGGGAAGGAGAGTGAGAATGAAAAGGATAAACCAGCTCTGGTCAACAGCGAAGTGATAAGTAAAGAAATGCAAGAAGAAAGTGTGAAACCTGAAGAGGATGCAGTGAAAACAGAAGTGGAAAAGGCTGAGCCTGCATCAGGGAGAGATTGTGAGCTGTCTCGCGATGAGGGGGTGATAGACggtcaaaaacaagaagaaaccaAGTCAGCGGGTGAGAAGTAA